The following proteins are encoded in a genomic region of Bacteroidota bacterium:
- a CDS encoding LytTR family DNA-binding domain-containing protein: MHKIHVLVADDEAPARNKMVRLLQEFEQLEIVNISSNGLDAFNYICQLKPEVAFLDIEMPGMNGLEIIQNLPEDVSPQVVFATAYHEHAIQAFELNAVDYLLKPFSQERLVQTIEKLEKGLGARKEKVAAAAEEIGENLSAQALHKIPVPTADRYKLLDYKEVISIEVENRNTNIYTAEKRYSINMTLEALEKKLPQEQFMRVSRGAIVNISSIREIVLWFGNRFKIVLTNDREVLTSRDRARSVKTILKF; encoded by the coding sequence ATGCATAAAATCCACGTACTCGTTGCCGATGACGAAGCCCCAGCCCGCAATAAAATGGTGCGGCTGCTCCAGGAATTTGAACAGCTGGAGATTGTAAATATCTCTTCCAATGGCCTGGATGCCTTTAACTACATCTGCCAGCTAAAGCCGGAGGTTGCCTTCCTGGACATTGAGATGCCGGGCATGAATGGCCTGGAGATTATACAAAACTTGCCCGAAGATGTAAGCCCCCAGGTTGTGTTTGCCACGGCCTACCACGAGCATGCCATACAGGCCTTTGAGCTGAATGCAGTAGACTACCTGCTCAAGCCATTCAGCCAGGAGCGGCTGGTGCAGACCATCGAAAAGCTGGAAAAAGGACTGGGTGCGCGGAAAGAAAAAGTAGCTGCCGCTGCTGAGGAGATAGGCGAAAACCTGTCGGCCCAGGCACTGCACAAAATACCTGTACCCACCGCAGATCGGTACAAACTACTGGACTACAAGGAGGTAATCAGCATAGAAGTAGAAAACCGCAACACAAACATCTATACTGCAGAAAAACGCTACAGCATAAATATGACGCTGGAAGCCCTGGAGAAGAAGCTGCCACAGGAGCAGTTTATGCGCGTAAGCCGGGGTGCCATTGTTAATATTAGCAGCATACGCGAAATTGTACTCTGGTTCGGAAATCGGTTTAAGATTGTGCTGACAAATGACCGCGAGGTGCTAACCAGCCGAGACCGTGCCAGGAGTGTAAAGACCATCCTAAAATTCTAG